A window of Staphylococcus sp. 17KM0847 contains these coding sequences:
- the pxpB gene encoding 5-oxoprolinase subunit PxpB has product MEFKQISEQAFMIYFDAVIDEETFNEVNVVSDYLKTLDEPYIKEVVPSYRAILVYFDGMAITYDALLETLNLTALTRTSTTQNRSRRIVNIPVLYGGKWGPDLEYVAEHNQLSVESVIRYHTESYYLVYMIGFMPGFPFLGGLDTHIHTPRKAEPRLQIPAGSVGIANNQTGLYPADSPGGWQIIGRTPIDVFDLNRDPKILYQPGDKIKFYAINEEQFLHIQKYVEKKLLDYDEWVRISYEH; this is encoded by the coding sequence ATGGAATTTAAGCAAATTAGTGAACAAGCGTTCATGATTTATTTTGATGCTGTTATCGATGAAGAAACATTTAATGAAGTGAATGTTGTTTCTGACTATCTTAAAACATTAGATGAACCATATATTAAAGAAGTTGTACCGTCTTATCGAGCAATTTTGGTTTATTTTGATGGCATGGCTATTACGTACGATGCGTTGTTAGAGACGTTAAACTTAACAGCATTGACACGTACGTCAACAACACAAAATAGATCACGGCGTATTGTTAATATTCCTGTTTTATATGGTGGTAAGTGGGGACCAGATTTAGAATATGTTGCAGAACATAATCAATTATCAGTAGAGTCTGTGATTCGTTATCATACGGAAAGTTACTATCTTGTGTATATGATTGGTTTTATGCCGGGATTTCCATTTTTGGGAGGTCTTGATACACATATTCATACACCACGTAAAGCAGAGCCACGTCTTCAAATACCAGCAGGTTCTGTTGGAATCGCAAACAATCAAACAGGTCTTTACCCTGCGGACTCACCGGGAGGTTGGCAGATTATTGGACGTACACCGATTGATGTTTTTGATTTAAATCGGGATCCAAAAATACTATATCAGCCGGGTGATAAAATTAAATTTTATGCCATTAATGAAGAACAATTTTTACATATTCAGAAGTATGTGGAGAAAAAGTTGTTAGACTATGATGAATGGGTGAGGATTAGTTATGAGCATTAA
- a CDS encoding biotin-dependent carboxyltransferase family protein, with amino-acid sequence MSIKIMKSGLFTTVQDLGRFGHQSEGFSPAGVMDRPSYEILNALLETDHQPALEITMIGPKIKFLSQNLFAIAGAQFSATLNGESIPHQTVIRAEYGDILDLGTALEGVRAYVGFAETLDIPMVEGSYATHTRTRVGGYKGRVLKDNDIIPTHPSNIDMSLIGRSSDFRSFSVAGDLPIGIMDGPQLESFSRRTIAEIEHIEFQVSESSDRMGYRLKGEPIKPMESADIISEPVALGSVQVPKDGNPIILLNDRQTVGGYTKIGTVIDSDIVDIVQKRPGDTIKFEWVTFNEANEILARKGRKLEDAKEKLKRYPKRYLKDIRPTQRKIKSVLKGDSIPWT; translated from the coding sequence ATGAGCATTAAAATCATGAAGTCAGGTTTATTTACAACTGTTCAAGATTTAGGACGTTTTGGTCATCAATCAGAAGGTTTTTCACCAGCGGGCGTAATGGATCGTCCAAGCTATGAAATATTAAATGCTTTGCTAGAGACAGATCATCAACCTGCATTAGAAATAACGATGATAGGACCTAAAATCAAATTTTTGTCACAAAATTTATTCGCTATCGCTGGGGCTCAATTTTCTGCGACATTAAATGGTGAATCTATTCCACATCAAACGGTTATTCGCGCAGAATATGGTGATATATTAGACTTAGGTACGGCTTTAGAGGGTGTGCGTGCTTATGTAGGGTTTGCAGAAACTTTAGATATTCCAATGGTTGAGGGGAGTTATGCGACCCATACGCGAACGAGAGTCGGTGGATATAAAGGGCGTGTACTCAAAGATAACGATATCATTCCGACTCATCCCAGCAATATAGATATGAGTTTAATCGGGCGTTCTAGTGATTTTAGGAGTTTTAGTGTAGCAGGGGATTTGCCCATAGGTATTATGGATGGCCCACAACTTGAATCCTTTTCAAGACGTACAATAGCTGAAATAGAACACATTGAATTTCAAGTGTCGGAAAGTTCAGACCGGATGGGGTATCGTCTCAAAGGTGAACCGATTAAACCAATGGAGAGTGCAGATATCATCTCTGAACCCGTAGCACTAGGGAGTGTTCAAGTTCCGAAAGATGGCAATCCGATTATCCTCCTAAATGATCGTCAAACGGTTGGAGGTTATACCAAAATTGGAACAGTCATTGATAGTGATATTGTTGATATTGTGCAGAAAAGACCGGGAGATACTATTAAGTTTGAGTGGGTGACATTTAACGAAGCAAATGAGATTTTAGCACGTAAAGGGCGAAAATTAGAAGATGCCAAAGAAAAGTTAAAACGTTATCCTAAGCGCTATTTAAAAGATATTCGACCAACACAACGAAAAATTAAAAGTGTATTAAAAGGAGATAGCATACCATGGACTTAA
- a CDS encoding biotin/lipoyl-containing protein: MDLKQIEQTLALLKTYGAKHFKYRDDELELELDIPTSQQNNDYAITPRVPDVETPQAAAVQEEEAATYKEVRSQMIGTFYLQDEKELTKPVIKVGDHINKGDIIGYVEAMKVMNEVTSDESGEIAEILVDHGENIEHHQVIIKLK; encoded by the coding sequence ATGGACTTAAAACAAATCGAACAAACATTAGCTTTATTAAAAACATATGGTGCAAAACACTTTAAATATCGAGATGATGAGTTGGAGTTAGAATTAGATATTCCAACATCACAACAAAATAATGATTATGCGATTACACCAAGAGTACCCGATGTAGAAACGCCTCAAGCCGCTGCTGTACAAGAAGAGGAGGCTGCAACTTATAAAGAAGTGCGCTCTCAAATGATTGGTACTTTTTATTTGCAAGATGAAAAAGAATTGACGAAACCTGTGATTAAAGTAGGGGACCATATCAATAAGGGAGATATTATTGGTTATGTTGAAGCGATGAAAGTGATGAATGAAGTAACATCTGACGAATCCGGTGAAATAGCAGAAATACTTGTGGATCACGGTGAGAATATTGAACATCATCAAGTCATTATCAAATTGAAGTAA
- a CDS encoding acetyl/propionyl/methylcrotonyl-CoA carboxylase subunit alpha, producing the protein MYRVLVANRGEIAVRIIRALREMNMESVAVYAVGDEESLHVKLADYAVCIGNANPLDSYLNIRNILSAAEITNANAIHPGYGFLSESPVFAEKVESEGLYFIGPTKKTMELMGDKITARQTVDEAGVPIIPGSKSSVESVAEVKALAESLGYPLVLKAASGGGGKGIRIVKNEGMLEQAFKEAKSEGNKYFNDDRVYVEAFIPVAKHVEVQVLGDGSTHFIHLGERDCSVQRKNQKLIEESPCSALTHEKREKMCNDAVKVARAAHYRSAGTIEFLVTEDAYYFIEMNARIQVEHTVTEMRTNIDLVRQQLLIMQEGELKLRQQDVPFEGHVIEARINAENPEQAFRPTPGTVQRLHLPQGFNVRIDSLLYSGYTVSSYYDSLVAKVIVKGDDRAHAINKLKVTLDEMIIDGFTTTADFLYAVLSYPPYCEGDASDVDIKFLERHDIIKGANHG; encoded by the coding sequence ATGTATCGAGTATTGGTCGCCAACAGAGGTGAAATAGCTGTACGTATTATTCGTGCGCTACGTGAAATGAATATGGAATCCGTTGCAGTCTATGCAGTTGGAGATGAAGAGAGTTTACACGTTAAATTAGCAGATTATGCAGTATGTATTGGGAATGCCAATCCTTTAGATAGCTATCTTAACATTCGAAACATTTTATCTGCGGCTGAGATTACAAATGCCAATGCCATTCATCCTGGATATGGTTTTTTATCTGAAAGTCCCGTTTTTGCGGAGAAAGTTGAGAGTGAAGGACTTTACTTTATCGGACCAACGAAAAAAACAATGGAGTTAATGGGTGACAAAATCACAGCACGTCAAACAGTTGATGAAGCGGGAGTACCGATTATCCCCGGTTCTAAATCTTCTGTTGAGTCCGTAGCCGAAGTCAAAGCATTGGCAGAATCTCTAGGATATCCACTTGTATTAAAAGCCGCAAGTGGTGGAGGCGGTAAAGGTATACGTATCGTTAAAAATGAAGGGATGTTAGAACAAGCTTTTAAAGAAGCCAAAAGCGAAGGGAATAAATATTTTAACGATGATCGTGTTTATGTTGAAGCATTTATTCCGGTAGCCAAGCATGTTGAAGTACAAGTACTCGGTGATGGTTCAACGCACTTTATTCATCTTGGAGAGCGTGATTGCTCGGTACAGAGAAAAAATCAAAAATTGATTGAAGAATCACCATGTAGTGCATTAACGCATGAAAAACGTGAGAAAATGTGTAATGATGCAGTGAAAGTTGCACGTGCCGCTCATTATCGAAGTGCAGGCACAATCGAGTTTTTAGTGACTGAAGATGCATATTACTTTATCGAAATGAATGCACGTATTCAAGTTGAACATACCGTTACAGAAATGCGAACAAATATTGATTTAGTACGTCAGCAGCTATTAATTATGCAAGAAGGTGAGCTTAAGCTACGACAACAAGATGTTCCTTTTGAAGGTCATGTTATTGAGGCGCGTATTAATGCAGAAAACCCGGAACAAGCTTTTCGACCAACACCTGGAACAGTACAAAGATTACATTTGCCACAAGGTTTTAATGTGCGTATTGACTCATTATTATATAGCGGGTATACTGTTTCCTCGTACTACGATTCTCTTGTAGCAAAAGTTATTGTTAAAGGTGATGATAGAGCACATGCAATCAACAAGTTGAAAGTGACATTAGATGAAATGATCATCGATGGATTTACAACAACAGCAGACTTCTTATATGCAGTGTTATCTTATCCTCCTTATTGTGAAGGGGATGCAAGTGACGTAGACATTAAGTTTTTAGAGAGACATGACATTATCAAGGGGGCTAACCATGGTTAA
- the pxpA gene encoding 5-oxoprolinase subunit PxpA, producing MVKVDLNCDLGESFGSYKMGNDEKVLPLITSANVACGFHAGDENVMAETVKQAKANGISIGAHPGFPDLKGFGRRNLDMSRDEIYNMIIYQVGALKAFCDIYDVSLNHVKPHGALYQMGARDRDIARTIAQAVYAIDSNIYLVGLSNSLLLEEAQKVGLPTASEVFADRRYERDGQLVSRKKSGALIEDTTEAIHQVIRMVTEGKVTAITGEDINISADTICVHGDGAHALEFVKQIREKLSEVNVDIVKIGG from the coding sequence ATGGTTAAAGTAGATTTGAATTGTGACTTAGGCGAAAGCTTTGGTAGTTATAAAATGGGCAATGACGAAAAAGTCTTACCATTGATTACATCTGCAAATGTGGCGTGTGGTTTTCATGCTGGTGATGAAAATGTTATGGCAGAAACTGTAAAGCAAGCAAAAGCAAATGGCATCAGTATTGGTGCGCATCCGGGGTTTCCAGATTTAAAAGGGTTTGGACGTCGAAATTTAGATATGTCACGAGATGAAATTTATAATATGATTATTTATCAAGTTGGTGCGCTAAAAGCCTTTTGTGATATTTATGATGTATCATTGAATCACGTTAAACCACACGGTGCATTGTATCAAATGGGTGCGAGAGATCGCGATATTGCCCGTACTATCGCGCAAGCAGTTTATGCTATTGATTCAAATATCTATTTAGTGGGATTGTCCAATTCGTTGTTGTTAGAAGAAGCTCAAAAGGTCGGACTTCCAACAGCGTCTGAAGTTTTTGCTGATCGCCGTTATGAAAGAGACGGTCAGCTCGTAAGTCGAAAAAAATCAGGAGCATTAATAGAAGATACAACAGAAGCGATACATCAAGTAATACGCATGGTCACTGAAGGGAAAGTGACAGCAATTACTGGTGAAGACATCAATATCTCTGCTGATACGATATGTGTTCATGGGGACGGGGCACATGCATTAGAGTTTGTTAAACAGATCAGAGAGAAACTATCGGAGGTCAATGTCGATATTGTCAAAATAGGGGGTTAA
- a CDS encoding NRAMP family divalent metal transporter, with the protein MKSNSNKIENPGEFKFTKAHKRLLLGSVFLMATSAIGPAFLTQTAVFTEQFLASFAFAILLSIIIDIGAQINIWRVLVVTGYRGQEIANEVVRGLGTFISILIAIGGLAFNIGNIAGAGLGLNAIFGIDVRVGAAITAIIAILVFVSKNGQKAMDFVTMLLGLLMIGVVAYVMVQSNPPYADAAKHMVLPENPAALVLPIITLVGGTVGGYITFAGAHRILDAGIKGKDYLPFVNRSAITGILTTGVMRGLLFLAVLGVVVTGVTLNPDNPPASVFEHAIGPIGKNIFGIVLFAAAMSSVIGSAYTSTTFIKTLHKKLNKFDNYVVIGFILISTLIFLSIGKPVKLLIIAGALNGLILPITLGTVLIASKNKRIVGDYQHPTWMLLFGIVAVIVTLFTGFFAFQGLAQLWNQ; encoded by the coding sequence ATGAAATCTAATTCAAATAAAATTGAAAATCCAGGTGAGTTTAAGTTTACAAAAGCGCACAAAAGGTTGTTGCTAGGTTCGGTCTTTTTGATGGCAACATCGGCGATTGGACCAGCATTTTTGACACAAACAGCAGTATTTACAGAACAGTTTTTGGCGAGTTTTGCTTTTGCCATTTTATTATCGATCATTATTGATATCGGAGCACAAATTAATATTTGGCGTGTACTTGTCGTAACAGGTTATCGAGGTCAAGAAATAGCTAATGAAGTTGTTAGAGGATTGGGAACATTTATTTCAATCTTAATCGCAATCGGTGGTTTAGCTTTTAATATCGGTAACATAGCAGGTGCGGGGTTAGGTTTAAATGCCATTTTCGGTATTGATGTACGTGTCGGTGCTGCGATTACAGCTATTATTGCTATTCTTGTATTTGTATCTAAAAATGGTCAGAAAGCAATGGATTTTGTCACGATGCTATTAGGTTTACTCATGATTGGTGTTGTAGCATATGTTATGGTTCAGTCCAATCCACCGTATGCAGATGCAGCGAAGCATATGGTCTTACCTGAAAATCCAGCTGCACTTGTTCTACCTATTATCACTCTAGTTGGTGGAACGGTAGGTGGTTATATTACTTTTGCAGGTGCACATCGTATTTTAGATGCTGGTATCAAAGGGAAAGACTATTTGCCATTTGTCAATCGTTCAGCGATTACAGGGATTTTAACAACAGGCGTTATGCGTGGTTTGCTTTTCTTAGCAGTTCTTGGTGTGGTTGTAACAGGGGTGACGTTAAACCCAGATAACCCACCTGCCTCTGTATTTGAACATGCAATTGGACCGATAGGCAAAAATATTTTTGGTATTGTATTATTTGCTGCGGCTATGTCTTCAGTCATTGGATCAGCATATACAAGTACAACATTTATTAAAACGTTGCACAAAAAGTTAAACAAATTTGATAACTATGTTGTCATTGGATTTATCTTAATTTCAACATTGATTTTCTTATCTATTGGAAAGCCTGTTAAATTATTGATTATAGCCGGTGCGTTAAATGGCTTGATTTTACCCATTACATTAGGAACAGTACTTATTGCGTCTAAAAATAAACGTATTGTTGGCGATTATCAACACCCAACATGGATGTTGCTTTTTGGTATTGTTGCGGTGATCGTAACATTGTTCACTGGCTTTTTCGCATTCCAAGGGCTTGCACAACTTTGGAACCAATAA
- the mtnN gene encoding 5'-methylthioadenosine/S-adenosylhomocysteine nucleosidase, producing MIAIIGAMEEEVALLKGQLSNLKETQVAHTRFYHGTLANKEVVLLQSGIGKVNVAISTALLIHMFNPDYVINTGSAGGLQSGLNLGDVVVSTHVSYHDADARAFGYEMGQIPGMPSQYQADETLIQAVHRVLQSLNQNAMDGLIVSGDSFIGTDQQRTAILEYFPHAIAAEMEAAAVAQTCFQFDKPFIVTRAISDLADAQASMTFDEFLKVASKSSSEMVYELVKEL from the coding sequence ATGATTGCAATTATTGGCGCAATGGAAGAAGAAGTTGCATTATTAAAAGGACAACTCTCAAACTTAAAAGAAACACAAGTTGCACATACACGTTTTTATCACGGCACACTTGCAAATAAAGAAGTAGTATTATTGCAAAGTGGGATTGGTAAGGTAAATGTTGCCATATCAACAGCGTTATTAATTCATATGTTTAATCCGGACTACGTGATTAATACAGGGTCAGCCGGTGGATTACAATCAGGATTAAATTTAGGCGATGTTGTTGTTAGTACACATGTATCCTATCATGACGCTGATGCTCGAGCATTTGGTTATGAGATGGGACAAATCCCTGGAATGCCGTCTCAGTATCAAGCGGATGAGACACTTATTCAAGCGGTTCACCGTGTATTGCAATCCTTAAACCAAAACGCTATGGATGGTTTAATTGTATCTGGGGATAGTTTTATCGGGACAGATCAACAGCGTACAGCTATTTTAGAATATTTTCCTCATGCAATTGCTGCAGAGATGGAGGCAGCAGCAGTCGCACAAACGTGTTTTCAATTTGATAAACCGTTCATTGTTACCCGCGCAATTTCAGATCTTGCTGATGCTCAGGCAAGTATGACGTTTGATGAATTTTTAAAAGTTGCGTCCAAATCATCGAGCGAGATGGTTTATGAGCTTGTTAAAGAACTCTAA
- a CDS encoding YqeG family HAD IIIA-type phosphatase produces the protein MGILKRLFLPNQYVKDIHEIDFQMLEQRNIKGVITDLDNTLVGWDEAMPTPKVEQWFKKLDERGFKVTVVSNNNERRVKSFCQSLKVDYIFKAQKPRGKSLRKATDHMGLQRSQVVVIGDQMLTDVFGGNRSGLYTIMVVPVKNSDGLATKLNRLIERRILSHFKRKGYIQWEES, from the coding sequence ATGGGGATTTTAAAGCGATTATTTTTGCCCAATCAATATGTAAAAGATATTCATGAAATTGATTTTCAGATGTTAGAACAGCGTAATATTAAAGGTGTAATCACAGATTTAGATAATACACTTGTGGGTTGGGATGAAGCAATGCCCACACCTAAAGTAGAACAATGGTTTAAAAAATTAGATGAACGTGGTTTTAAAGTGACGGTCGTATCAAATAACAATGAGCGCCGTGTTAAGTCATTTTGTCAGAGTTTGAAGGTAGATTATATTTTCAAAGCACAGAAACCAAGAGGAAAATCACTGCGAAAAGCTACAGACCATATGGGTTTACAACGTAGTCAAGTTGTTGTTATCGGCGATCAGATGTTAACAGATGTTTTTGGTGGTAACAGAAGTGGTCTTTATACAATTATGGTTGTTCCTGTCAAAAACTCAGACGGACTTGCAACAAAGTTGAATCGACTTATCGAACGTCGCATTTTGAGCCATTTCAAACGTAAAGGCTACATTCAATGGGAGGAGTCTTAA
- the yqeH gene encoding ribosome biogenesis GTPase YqeH, giving the protein MTDRLKCIGCGAILQSEDANAAGYVPQSSLHKEDVICKRCFRLKHYNEVQDVGMDSDDFLTLLNGLSDKQGIVVNLVDVFDFEGSFIHAIKRIVGNKKIILAANKIDLLPKQINKRRVTEWLRRSAKEYGLYPEDVVLLSATKGYGIEDLMQAIEKYRAAQDVYIVGTTNVGKSTLVNRLIEESVGEKDVITTSKVPGTTLDMIDIPLDEQSYMYDTPGVIQAHQMTHYVTTKELNTIMPKKEIKQRVFQLNEQQTLFFGGLARIDYISGGKRPLICYFSNELHIHRTKLEKADQLWQEQIGGLLAPPSRPEHFDFERLKRVELQTQSGKQDVMISGLGFITIAEGAEVVVTVPENVDVTLRPSIM; this is encoded by the coding sequence ATGACTGATCGTTTAAAATGTATTGGCTGTGGTGCAATATTGCAATCGGAAGACGCTAATGCAGCAGGTTATGTACCACAATCCAGTTTACATAAAGAAGATGTTATATGTAAACGCTGCTTTCGTTTGAAGCACTATAATGAAGTGCAAGACGTTGGAATGGATAGTGATGACTTTTTAACATTACTAAATGGCTTATCAGATAAGCAGGGTATTGTTGTCAACCTTGTTGATGTGTTTGACTTTGAAGGATCATTTATCCATGCCATTAAACGTATTGTTGGAAATAAAAAAATCATTTTAGCAGCAAATAAAATAGATTTATTACCCAAACAAATCAATAAGCGTCGTGTTACAGAATGGTTGAGACGCTCTGCTAAAGAATATGGCTTATATCCAGAAGATGTTGTGTTGTTATCTGCTACTAAAGGTTATGGTATAGAAGATTTGATGCAAGCAATCGAGAAATATAGAGCGGCTCAAGATGTATATATTGTAGGGACGACAAATGTAGGTAAATCAACGCTCGTCAATCGACTTATTGAAGAAAGTGTCGGTGAAAAAGATGTCATCACAACTTCAAAAGTACCGGGCACGACTTTGGATATGATTGATATTCCGTTAGATGAGCAGAGTTATATGTATGATACACCCGGTGTGATACAAGCACATCAAATGACACACTATGTCACTACAAAAGAACTGAATACAATTATGCCTAAAAAAGAAATTAAACAACGTGTATTTCAGTTAAATGAGCAGCAGACATTATTTTTTGGTGGGCTTGCACGCATTGACTATATAAGCGGAGGCAAGCGGCCATTGATATGCTATTTCTCTAATGAATTGCATATTCATAGAACTAAATTGGAAAAGGCAGATCAACTCTGGCAAGAACAAATAGGTGGATTATTAGCCCCTCCATCACGACCTGAGCATTTTGATTTTGAACGATTAAAACGTGTTGAACTGCAAACGCAAAGCGGTAAACAAGATGTTATGATTTCGGGATTGGGCTTTATTACGATAGCAGAAGGTGCAGAAGTTGTTGTCACAGTACCTGAAAATGTAGATGTAACTTTACGACCATCAATTATGTAG
- the aroE gene encoding shikimate dehydrogenase encodes MKFAVIGNPISHSLSPLMHHENFKALKLNAQYEALNIPPEHFHHIRDIIQAHALDGFNVTIPHKERIIPYLDALSPEAEAIGAVNTVVVSDNQWVGHNTDGIGFVKGLEQRYGNLDNARILIIGAGGASKGIAYTLTQKARYPIAVVNRTMSRFDDWQFDIEKHHLSELEQIAGQFDIIINTTPVGMNNVEESVGVLNALKEDVWVCDIIYIPAQTAFLKQAADQGYQTYNGLDMFVYQGAESFRIWTGQEANIEAMRQIVEHRLYQ; translated from the coding sequence ATGAAGTTTGCTGTAATCGGGAATCCCATTAGCCATTCATTATCACCGTTAATGCATCACGAAAACTTTAAAGCATTAAAATTGAATGCGCAATATGAAGCTTTAAACATTCCACCTGAACATTTTCATCATATTCGAGATATTATTCAGGCACATGCTTTAGATGGGTTTAATGTGACTATTCCACATAAAGAACGGATTATCCCTTATCTTGATGCGCTGTCTCCAGAAGCAGAGGCAATAGGTGCAGTGAATACAGTAGTAGTGTCGGATAACCAGTGGGTGGGTCATAATACGGACGGTATTGGTTTTGTTAAAGGTTTAGAACAGCGCTACGGCAATTTGGACAATGCACGTATACTTATTATCGGTGCTGGTGGGGCGAGTAAAGGTATTGCCTATACACTTACACAAAAGGCAAGATATCCTATTGCAGTCGTTAATCGTACGATGTCGAGGTTTGATGATTGGCAATTTGATATAGAAAAGCACCATTTATCAGAGTTAGAACAGATTGCAGGCCAATTTGATATTATTATTAATACAACACCTGTTGGCATGAACAATGTAGAAGAAAGTGTCGGTGTATTGAATGCATTAAAAGAAGATGTGTGGGTATGTGATATTATTTATATACCAGCACAGACCGCTTTTTTAAAGCAGGCAGCTGATCAAGGTTATCAAACATATAACGGTTTAGATATGTTTGTGTATCAAGGTGCAGAAAGTTTTCGAATATGGACAGGGCAAGAAGCGAATATTGAAGCGATGCGTCAAATTGTAGAGCATCGTTTATATCAATAG
- the yhbY gene encoding ribosome assembly RNA-binding protein YhbY, with amino-acid sequence MTLTGKQKRFLRSKAHHIDPIFQIGKAGINENMVMQIDETLEKRELIKIHVLQNNMDDKSELAEMLVEQTGSHLVQVIGSMIVLYRESKENKQIELP; translated from the coding sequence ATGACATTAACAGGTAAGCAAAAACGCTTTTTAAGAAGTAAAGCGCATCATATCGATCCGATTTTTCAAATTGGTAAAGCAGGCATCAATGAAAATATGGTGATGCAAATTGATGAAACTTTAGAAAAGCGAGAGTTGATTAAAATTCATGTTTTACAAAATAATATGGATGATAAGTCTGAACTAGCAGAAATGCTTGTAGAGCAAACGGGTAGTCACCTTGTACAAGTTATTGGTTCTATGATTGTATTGTATCGTGAATCAAAAGAAAATAAACAAATAGAGTTACCATAA
- the nadD gene encoding nicotinate (nicotinamide) nucleotide adenylyltransferase, which yields MKKRIVIYGGQFNPIHSAHEMIASEVNAMLQPDDFYFMPSYMSPLKKNDTSIAVQDRLAMIQLVIDNLGFGTLRTDEIERKGQSYTYDTLKALYDEVPDATLYFVIGTDQYDQLDKWYQIKALKQMVTFVVVNRGHTVSTTDPAIQTIAIPEMAISSTEIRQRCKDKKTIHMWVPLNVEKYIKRMGLYG from the coding sequence ATGAAGAAACGCATCGTTATTTATGGAGGGCAGTTTAATCCGATTCATAGCGCGCATGAGATGATTGCAAGTGAAGTGAATGCAATGCTTCAACCAGATGACTTTTATTTTATGCCAAGTTATATGTCCCCACTCAAAAAAAATGACACTTCTATTGCAGTTCAAGATCGATTAGCTATGATTCAACTTGTGATCGATAATCTAGGATTTGGTACATTGCGAACAGATGAAATCGAGCGTAAAGGACAAAGCTATACCTATGATACGTTAAAAGCATTATATGATGAAGTACCAGATGCAACACTCTATTTCGTTATTGGAACAGATCAATATGATCAACTAGATAAATGGTACCAAATTAAAGCGCTCAAACAGATGGTGACATTTGTTGTTGTAAATCGGGGACATACCGTTTCAACAACAGATCCAGCCATCCAAACGATAGCTATTCCTGAAATGGCTATTAGCTCGACAGAAATAAGGCAGCGTTGCAAAGATAAGAAAACCATTCATATGTGGGTTCCACTAAATGTTGAAAAATATATTAAGAGGATGGGATTATATGGATAA
- the rsfS gene encoding ribosome silencing factor, whose translation MNAQELLQLSVKATDDKKAEDIISIDMRGISDIADYFVVCHGNNERQVQAIAKAVKDEAEAHQIHVKRMEGYDEARWILLDLADVVVHVFHKDERGYYNLEKLYQDAEILGYHEVSKA comes from the coding sequence ATGAACGCACAAGAATTATTGCAATTAAGTGTTAAAGCAACAGATGATAAAAAAGCCGAAGATATTATTTCGATTGATATGCGTGGTATTTCGGATATTGCAGATTATTTTGTAGTTTGTCACGGAAATAATGAAAGACAAGTACAAGCCATTGCAAAAGCAGTCAAAGATGAAGCTGAAGCACACCAAATCCATGTAAAGCGTATGGAAGGTTATGATGAAGCACGATGGATTTTGCTTGATTTGGCAGATGTTGTTGTTCATGTATTTCACAAAGATGAACGTGGTTATTATAACCTCGAAAAATTATATCAAGATGCAGAAATATTAGGGTATCATGAAGTGAGCAAAGCCTAA